CTTCCACACCAGCCGCTGGGACTACGACTACACCGGCGGCGACCCGGCCGGCGCCCCCATGGAGGGCCTGGCCGACAAGCGGGTCGGCATCATCGGCACCGGGGCCACCTCGGTCCAGTGCATCCCCCACCTGGCCCGGTCGTGCGGGGAGCTCTACGTCTTCCAGCGCACGCCGTCGTCGATCGACGTCCGGGCCAACCACCCCGTCGACCCCGAGTGGTTCGCGACCCTCGAGCCGGGCTGGCAGCAGGAGTGGCTCACCAACTTCACCACGCTCCAGACCGGCGGCTTCGCCGACGAGGACCTGGTCAAGGACGGCTGGACCGACATCGCCCAGCGCATCCGGGACCGCGTGGTGGCCGAGGCCGACTTCACGCCGGAGGGGTTCCTGCGGGCCTACCACGACAGCGACGACGAGAAGATGGCCGAGATCCGGGCCCGGGTCGACGCCATCGTGGACGACCCGGCCACGGCCGAGGCCCTGAAGCCCTGGTACCGCCAGCTGTGCAAGCGGCCGTGCTTCCACGACGAGTACCTCGACGCCTACAACCAGCCCGGCACCCACCTGGTCGACACCGACGGGCGGGGCGTGGAGCGCATCGACGAGACCGGCGTCTGGGTCGACGGGACCCACTACGAGCTCGACTGCCTCATCTACGCGTCGGGCTTCGAGGTGGGCACCGACCACGTGCGCCGCACCGGGTTCGACCTCACCGGGCGCGACGGGGTCACCCTGTCGGAGAGGTGGGCCGACGGCATGCAGAGCCTCCACGGCATCCACGTCCACGGCTTCCCCAACGCCTTCTTCGTCCACCCCGCCCAGGGCGCCAACCTCATCTCCAACGTGCCCCACAACCTGACCGAGTCGGCCACCACCATCGCCGCCGTCGTCCGCCACGCGCTGGACGAGGACGTCGACGAGGTGGAGGCGTCCGCAGAGGCCGAGGCCGCCTGGGTGGCCAAGCTGGAGGCCGGCGGTCGGCGCTTCGGCGGCCAGCCCGACTGCACCCCCGGCTACTACAACAACGAGGGGCAGTCGGCGGGACGACGGGGCGTGCTCAACTCGGCCGCCTACCCCGAGGGGCCGCTCGCCTTCTTCGCCTACATCGACGAGTGGCGCCGCACGGGCGACTTCGAGGGCCTGGAGATGCGCACCCGCGACCGGGCCTGAGCGCGAGCGGGCGGTCAGCCGATCTGGCGCTCCTGGCCCTCCCAGTAGGGGGCCCGCAGGTCCTTCTTCAGCAGCTTGCCCGAGGGGTTGCGGGGCAGCTCGTCGGCGAAGTCGACGCTCTTGGGCACCTTGTAGCCGGCGATGCGCTCGCGGGCGTGGGCGATGACCGCCTCGGGGTCGACCCCCTCGTCGCCCGCGACCACGATGGCCTTCACCGCCTCGCCCCACTTGGCATCGGGGACGCCGATCACGGCCACGTCGGTGACGCCGGGACAGCCCATGATGGCGTTCTCCACCTCGGCCGGGTACACGTTCTCGCCGCCCGAGACGATCATGTCCTTCACCCGGTCGTGGAGGAACAGGTAGCCCTCGCGGGCGTAGCCGGCGTCGCCGGTGCGGAACCAGCCCTCGTCGTCGAGGGCGGCGGCCGTGTCCTCGGGGCGGTTCCAGTAGCCCACCATCACCTGGGCGCCCCGGACCCACACCTCGCCGACCTCGCCCTCGGCGACGTCCTTGCCCTCGCCGTCGACGATCCGCACGTCGATCCACGGGTAGGGCTTGCCCGCCGAGCGCAGCAGCTCGGGCCGACCCTCGGGGTCGTGGTCCTCGGGGGCCAGCTCGAACACCGCCCCGGTGGTCTCGGTGAGCCCGTAGACCTGGGCGAAGCGGGTGCTGCCGAACTGGGCCATGGCCCCCTTGAGCACGTCCTCGGTGATGGGGGCGGCCCCGTAGGCGATCAGCTCCATGGAGCTGAGGTCGTGGTCGTGGGCGTCGGGCACGATCTGCAGGAAGGCGAGCACGGCGGGCACGTAGATGGCGTGGGTGATGCGGTGCTGCTCGATCTCCCGGAGGATGAGGGAGGGGTCGACGTCGCGGTCGAGCACCATGCGCGACCCCATGGCGAGCGAGAGCAGCCCCCAGCCCGACCCGGCGATGTGGAAGGTGGGCATCACCACGTGGGACACCGACTCGGGCGTGAAGCCCCACCGCTTGGGCACCTCGTCGATGAAGGAGAAGAGGTTGGCGTTGGAGAGCATCACGCCCTTGGGCAGGCCGGTGGTGCCGGAGGTGTAGAGCTGGAGGCAGACGTCCTCCATGGCCGTCTCGTGGCCCGGGTCGTCGGTGCCGTGCTCCGCCGACCACTCCTCGAGCGACGGGACGCCGTCGACGCCGTCGCCCAGGCCCACGGTGACCTCGACGGCGGGGGCGCCGGAGGTGATGAGCTCGCGCTCGCCCGCGGCGTCGACGCCGAGGCAGAGGACCCGGGCCCCGGCGTCGTCGACGATCTGGCGCTTCTCGGGTCCGGCCAGGCGCCAGTTGACGTCGACCAGCACGGCGCCGACCTTGGCCGCGGCGAAGGCGAGCAGGAAGTAGTCCGGTGCGTTCTTCTCGATGCGGGCCACCCGGTCGCCGGGACCGATGCCCGCCGCGGCCAGGGCGTTGGCGATGCGGCTGCTGCTCTCGTCCAGGTCCCGCCAGGTGATCTCCCGGTCGCCGTGCACGATGGCCACGGCGTCGGGCCGCTCCTCCCGGTGGGTGCGGATGATGTCGGCGATGCTGTGGATCGTCATGGGGTGCTCCGTGCGCGTCGTCGGGACCCCGATCCTCCCAGACCTCGCTCCGGTGTGCTCGGCGTCACATCCAGCCTCCGAGACGGCGGACGTGGCTCCCGCCGGGTGCGACCCAGGACCGCAGCTCCGATGGGGTCAGGCGGAGGCGCCGGCGACGACCCGGTCGACCTCGGCCCGGTCCTCGGCGGTGAGCGACCAGGTGGACGCGGCCACGTTGGCCCGCACCTGGTCGGGCCGGGTGGCGCCGGAGATCACCGACGCGACCAGGGGGTGGGAGGTGTGCCAGCTGATGGCCAGGTCGAGCAGGGTGTGGTCGCGCTCCTCGCACCAGGCGATGAGGCGCTCGACCACCGCCAGGCGGTCGTCGTCGATGAAGTCGGCCGAGCGCTCGCCCCAGCGGGCCAGCCGGGCGTCGTCGGGGCGGTCCTCGCCGGCCCGGTACTTGCCGGTCAGCAGGCCCGACTCGAGCGGGAAGAAGGGCACGAAGGCGGTGCCCAGCCGCTCACACGCGTCGAACACGCCGTCGGTCTCGGGGTCGCGGGTGAGCAGGCTGTAGTGGTTCTGCACCGAGGCCCAGGGCGGCACCCCGGCGGCCTCGGCCGCGGCGTGGTGCTCCTCCAGCTGGGCCGCGCTGAACGCCGTGCAGCCGATCTCCCGGACCTTGCCCTCGGCCCGCAGCTCGGCCAGGACGCCGAGCGTCTCCTCCGGCGGCGTGTCGGGGTCGGGACGGTGCAGCTGGTAGTGGTCGACGTGGTCGGTGCCCAGCTTGGTCAGGCTGGCCTCCAGGTGCTCTCGCACGAGGGCCGGGTCGCCCCCGCGCTCACCGGCGGCCAGGCTCTTGGTGTGGCCCCACTTGGTCGCGATGACCATCTCGTCGCGCCGCGACCCGAGGGCCTTCCCGAGCATCACCTCGGACTCGCCGCCGCCGTAGCTCTCGGCCGTGTCGAAGTAGGTGATGCCCGCCTCCAGGGCGGCATCGACCACGGCCTGGGTGCCGGCCTGGTCGATCATCATCCCGAAGTTGTTGCAGCCCAGCCCGACCGCCGACACCTCCAGCTCCCCGATCTCCTTGGTCTCCACGTCTGCGCTCCTCTGCGTCGTCGTCGGCTGCCCGCTCGGTCCTCCGGTCTACCGGCGCTGGTCCCTGATCCCGCCCTCCAGGCCGAGCCCCGTGCCCCGGCCCGATGCTCGGTCCCGCGGCCGCCGCCGATGGGCGGCCCCGACGACGACTCCAGCCCCGATGGAGACGAGGCCGAGGAGCGGGCTCAGCACAGCAGCTCCGAAGGCTCCACCGAGGCTCCCGACGACGGCGCGGCCCGGCCACGTGCTCGCGGCGTACTGGGGATCGAGCTGCACGGCGACGCACCCTGCGGAGGTCGCGAGCAGGAGGAGGACGATGAAGGTGGCGGCAGCGACGCGCCACCCGACGCTGGCGCTGGTCACGAGCTGCGGGCGAAGGTCGGGCTCGACGCATGGGCCCGGAGGGGGCGGTCCGGCGTCGGCATGAGAGGCGCGATGACCTCCGGGTCGGCCGCGTGGTCCACCAGTAGGCGGTCGCGGATCGTGGGCGTGCACGGTGCGGATCATCGGCGGGACTCCTCAGAGGTGGCTGCCGCCCACGCCGCCAGGTAGCGGCGGGCGGCCAGGGCCTGGAACCGTCGGGTGACGGGGCCGGCCAGGCGGACGATGGGGGTCGCCCCCCGGGCGTGGATGCGCACGGTGAGGCGAAGCCGGTCGGGCCCCGCCCGCTCGGCCAGGAACAGCTCCTCGCCCTGCTCGGGGTGGCCGGGGAGGGTGCCGTAGGCGAACCCGACCCGGTCGTCGTCGTCCAGGACGGCCACCACCCGGTTCGGGGCCACCATCTCGAACGGTCCGAAGGGGACGACGACGAGGACGGTGGCTCCCTCCTCGGGCGGATCGGCCGGGACGACGCGACCGTCGATGCCGGCGTGGGGGGCCCAGCGTGCCAGTGCGGCGCGGGCCCCCGCGAGGCTGCCGACGGCGTCGGTGGCGAACCGTGCGGCGACGGTCCCCGGCGGCGCGGCGCCGTCGAGCGTCGACTGCACGTGGTCGTACGTCGGCTCAGCGAGGGACGCCTGCACACGGGCTGCACCCAGGTCCCGGGTCGAGCGACGTCCGAGGAGCAGCCAGCTCACGGCGTCGCGCTCATCGGTCGCACCTGGGGGGAGCGCACCCTCGGCGTCCGGTCGGCGGCGGGCCGCCGCTGCACCCACCGGGCGAGCAGCCCGCACCCGACGAAGCCCACGGCGTTGAGCCCGCCGTGGGTCGGGATCATGTCGGGGATCGAGAGCGCCGCCACCTCGGCGTGCTGGGCCGCAGCCCACGCCACGGCCAGGACCATCGGCGCCCAGACCGACAGGGCGGAGACGGCCAGG
Above is a window of Iamia majanohamensis DNA encoding:
- a CDS encoding long-chain-fatty-acid--CoA ligase — protein: MTIHSIADIIRTHREERPDAVAIVHGDREITWRDLDESSSRIANALAAAGIGPGDRVARIEKNAPDYFLLAFAAAKVGAVLVDVNWRLAGPEKRQIVDDAGARVLCLGVDAAGERELITSGAPAVEVTVGLGDGVDGVPSLEEWSAEHGTDDPGHETAMEDVCLQLYTSGTTGLPKGVMLSNANLFSFIDEVPKRWGFTPESVSHVVMPTFHIAGSGWGLLSLAMGSRMVLDRDVDPSLILREIEQHRITHAIYVPAVLAFLQIVPDAHDHDLSSMELIAYGAAPITEDVLKGAMAQFGSTRFAQVYGLTETTGAVFELAPEDHDPEGRPELLRSAGKPYPWIDVRIVDGEGKDVAEGEVGEVWVRGAQVMVGYWNRPEDTAAALDDEGWFRTGDAGYAREGYLFLHDRVKDMIVSGGENVYPAEVENAIMGCPGVTDVAVIGVPDAKWGEAVKAIVVAGDEGVDPEAVIAHARERIAGYKVPKSVDFADELPRNPSGKLLKKDLRAPYWEGQERQIG
- a CDS encoding flavin-containing monooxygenase is translated as MTTNDDPRPAPPSEPLDKEALRAKYLAERDKRLRPDGNDQYVEVTGVFAEYVEDPYVDPEPREPVHDEVTVAFVGGGFAGLVTGARLKQAGIDDVRIIEKGGDVGGTWYWNRYPGAQCDTAALIYLPLLEETGHMPTEKYTHAPEILDHCRRIAEHFDLYDQALLSTEVTDLTWEEATSRWVIRTNRGDEVRARFVALGTGPLHRPKLPGIPGIETYAGHSFHTSRWDYDYTGGDPAGAPMEGLADKRVGIIGTGATSVQCIPHLARSCGELYVFQRTPSSIDVRANHPVDPEWFATLEPGWQQEWLTNFTTLQTGGFADEDLVKDGWTDIAQRIRDRVVAEADFTPEGFLRAYHDSDDEKMAEIRARVDAIVDDPATAEALKPWYRQLCKRPCFHDEYLDAYNQPGTHLVDTDGRGVERIDETGVWVDGTHYELDCLIYASGFEVGTDHVRRTGFDLTGRDGVTLSERWADGMQSLHGIHVHGFPNAFFVHPAQGANLISNVPHNLTESATTIAAVVRHALDEDVDEVEASAEAEAAWVAKLEAGGRRFGGQPDCTPGYYNNEGQSAGRRGVLNSAAYPEGPLAFFAYIDEWRRTGDFEGLEMRTRDRA
- a CDS encoding DUF1990 family protein, with product MQSTLDGAAPPGTVAARFATDAVGSLAGARAALARWAPHAGIDGRVVPADPPEEGATVLVVVPFGPFEMVAPNRVVAVLDDDDRVGFAYGTLPGHPEQGEELFLAERAGPDRLRLTVRIHARGATPIVRLAGPVTRRFQALAARRYLAAWAAATSEESRR
- a CDS encoding aldo/keto reductase, giving the protein METKEIGELEVSAVGLGCNNFGMMIDQAGTQAVVDAALEAGITYFDTAESYGGGESEVMLGKALGSRRDEMVIATKWGHTKSLAAGERGGDPALVREHLEASLTKLGTDHVDHYQLHRPDPDTPPEETLGVLAELRAEGKVREIGCTAFSAAQLEEHHAAAEAAGVPPWASVQNHYSLLTRDPETDGVFDACERLGTAFVPFFPLESGLLTGKYRAGEDRPDDARLARWGERSADFIDDDRLAVVERLIAWCEERDHTLLDLAISWHTSHPLVASVISGATRPDQVRANVAASTWSLTAEDRAEVDRVVAGASA